Proteins from a genomic interval of Nerophis lumbriciformis linkage group LG01, RoL_Nlum_v2.1, whole genome shotgun sequence:
- the LOC133572336 gene encoding snaclec 4-like, whose translation MALELCVLSLLCGISGLFTGAASQSTASSEDAGASMRNNQCPGGWTRLDNRCFILMRQQINFTAAEATCNLFGGNLASIHNQVEASVISGFFINLEILSPWIGLRNESGESDLFWTDQSEVDFILRSFSNREGCGTQIIDEYNRNPTGGLPVRSPPPTNLVTSVVSLSKTLHPCS comes from the exons ATGGCATTGGAGCTTTGTGTGTTGTCCCTCCTTTGTGGGATCAGTGGACTGTTTACTGGAGCAGCAAGTCAATCTACAGCG tCGTCTGAAGACGCTGGAGCCTCTATGAGAA ATAATCAGTGTCCTGGAGGCTGGACTCGGTTGGACAATCGTTGTTTCATCCTCATGAGGCAACAAATCAATTTTACTGCAGCAGAG GCGACCTGCAACCTGTTTGGTGGGAATTTGGCATCCATCCACAACCAAGTGGAAGCATCAGTCATTAGTGGGTTCTTCATCAATCTAGAAATTTTGTCACCGTGGATTGGACTTCGAAATGAG AGTGGGGAGTCCGATTTGTTTTGGACTGACCAATCAGAAGTTGACTTTATTTTACGGTCGTTCAGCAATCGTGAAGGATGTGGAACACAGATTATTGACG AATACAACAGGAACCCAACAGGTGGGCtcccggttcgatccccacctcctaccaacctcgtcacgtccgtcgtgtccttgagcaagacacttcacccttgctcctga